In Hyphomicrobiaceae bacterium, the following are encoded in one genomic region:
- a CDS encoding multidrug efflux RND transporter permease subunit, producing the protein MISDIFIKRPRMAIVIALVITIAGLISILSIPVAQYPDIAPPTVQVAASYSGADARTVEESVAQPLESVVNGVSDMRYMKSTSSNDGSYTLSVSFSLAANPDIATVNVQNNTKQAEAKLPEDVRRSGLSIKKVSTSLLQVFTFHSSKPEHDQLFISNFVTINIVDELKRVPGVGDVVNFGARDYAMRIWIDPEKLASLNLTSQDVIAAVASQNTQAAAGRIGAAPLSEDQRLQLTITTKGRLTDPDEFGNIIVRGELDGSVVRVKDVARVELGGKTYDSISTFDGKPSSPLGVYLSPGANAVEVANAVSKRLEDLRPRFPEGITYSYIYNTADFVGQMIDKVVHTLGEAFALVALVVFVFLGRWRATLIPLLAVPVSVIGTFAILLAVGFSANMISLLAMVLVIGLVVDDAIVVVENVERILEEHPELTVPEATHKAMSEITGAIIAITLVLLSVFVPVAFLPGSSGVLFRQFAITISAAMVISAIVALTLAPALCAVFLKPGHPKGIMKTITGAINATGNGFASVVTRLVRVAAVSLAVVFALGLATRFLMSATPAGFLPAEDQGYLITVVTLPAGASLNRTQEAMLKAEAILRKEPTVGNVVSIAGFDLLGGGSASNSGVMFSRLKDYDLRTSPNAHSTVVAPRLTRALAVIPDGMFFTLNPPSIPGMGTTGGFEFMLEALQGQELSEMAAVARGLILAASQRPELTGVFTTFDASTPQIRLTIDRDKVAVLGVNLSDLFSVLQSSLGSYYINDFNSFGRTWQVMVQAEQDYRKSISQIYDLKVKNASGEMVPLSSLVLADLEASPRAITRYNNYRAISITGNAAPGHGDGDAIQAMEELARTTLPNGYGYEWTGQALETKAAAGQTGIVLGFGLLFAYLFLVALYESWNIPIPVLLSVSAAILGAIFGVWVMGANFDLYAQIGTVMLIALAAKNAILIVEVAVQLREEGNDIVHAAIHASHQRFRPVMMTSIAFIAGLVPLIIAHGPGADSMYAVGLPVIFGMLAASFAGILIIPMLYVTFQHLREGNWFGRRNARGEGDTAPPAATS; encoded by the coding sequence ATGATCTCGGATATCTTTATCAAGAGGCCGAGAATGGCGATCGTCATCGCCTTGGTCATCACGATTGCCGGCCTCATCTCTATTCTGTCCATCCCTGTCGCGCAGTATCCCGATATTGCGCCGCCGACTGTGCAGGTGGCTGCAAGTTATTCCGGAGCCGATGCCCGCACGGTCGAGGAAAGTGTCGCTCAGCCGCTGGAAAGCGTCGTCAATGGCGTCAGCGACATGCGCTACATGAAATCGACCTCGTCGAACGATGGCAGCTATACGCTGAGCGTCAGCTTCTCGCTGGCCGCCAATCCCGACATCGCAACGGTGAACGTTCAGAACAACACCAAACAGGCGGAAGCCAAGCTGCCAGAGGATGTTCGCCGTAGCGGGCTTTCGATCAAGAAGGTTTCAACCAGCCTCTTGCAGGTCTTTACATTCCACTCGTCCAAGCCCGAGCACGATCAGCTCTTCATCTCGAACTTCGTGACGATCAACATTGTCGATGAGTTGAAACGTGTCCCCGGAGTCGGCGATGTGGTGAACTTCGGTGCACGCGACTATGCGATGCGCATCTGGATCGATCCCGAGAAGCTCGCAAGTCTCAATCTGACTTCCCAGGATGTTATCGCTGCCGTTGCCTCCCAGAACACGCAGGCTGCTGCCGGGCGCATCGGTGCGGCGCCATTGTCGGAGGATCAGCGGCTCCAGCTGACAATCACGACAAAGGGTCGGCTGACGGATCCCGACGAATTCGGCAACATCATCGTGCGTGGTGAACTTGACGGGTCGGTTGTGCGCGTCAAGGACGTGGCGCGCGTGGAACTGGGCGGCAAAACGTACGATTCCATCAGCACATTCGATGGTAAGCCCTCGAGCCCTTTGGGCGTCTATCTCTCGCCTGGCGCCAATGCGGTTGAAGTCGCAAACGCGGTTTCCAAGCGCCTCGAAGATTTGAGGCCTCGCTTTCCTGAAGGCATTACATATTCTTACATCTACAACACGGCCGATTTCGTGGGGCAGATGATCGACAAGGTCGTTCACACGCTTGGCGAGGCGTTTGCCCTCGTGGCCCTTGTCGTGTTTGTGTTTCTCGGGCGGTGGCGCGCGACGCTCATTCCATTGCTGGCTGTGCCTGTCTCAGTGATTGGAACATTTGCGATCCTGCTCGCGGTCGGCTTCTCGGCCAACATGATCTCGCTTCTGGCAATGGTGCTCGTCATCGGCTTGGTCGTCGACGACGCCATCGTGGTCGTGGAGAATGTCGAGCGCATCCTGGAAGAGCACCCGGAGCTGACTGTTCCCGAGGCCACACATAAGGCGATGAGTGAAATTACTGGCGCAATTATCGCTATTACGCTGGTCTTGTTGTCGGTGTTCGTGCCGGTTGCATTTCTTCCAGGCAGCAGCGGCGTACTATTCCGTCAGTTCGCCATCACCATTTCCGCCGCGATGGTCATCTCCGCCATCGTGGCCCTGACGCTAGCGCCAGCCTTGTGTGCGGTTTTTCTGAAGCCGGGTCACCCCAAAGGCATCATGAAGACAATCACGGGTGCGATCAACGCTACCGGAAACGGCTTTGCATCGGTCGTCACGCGCTTGGTTCGCGTTGCCGCTGTGTCGCTCGCAGTCGTTTTCGCGCTTGGCTTGGCTACAAGGTTTTTGATGTCGGCGACACCCGCAGGGTTTCTGCCGGCCGAGGATCAGGGCTACTTGATAACGGTTGTAACCTTGCCGGCCGGTGCATCGTTAAATCGTACCCAGGAAGCGATGCTGAAGGCGGAAGCCATCCTGCGCAAGGAGCCGACGGTCGGCAATGTCGTTTCTATCGCTGGCTTCGATCTCTTGGGCGGCGGCAGTGCGTCGAACTCGGGCGTGATGTTTTCGCGTCTGAAAGACTACGATTTGCGCACTTCGCCGAATGCCCATTCGACGGTTGTTGCACCGAGGCTGACGCGCGCCCTTGCGGTCATTCCAGATGGCATGTTCTTCACGCTCAATCCGCCTTCTATTCCGGGCATGGGGACGACGGGTGGCTTTGAGTTCATGCTCGAAGCGTTGCAGGGCCAGGAACTGTCCGAAATGGCGGCGGTGGCGCGCGGGCTGATTTTGGCTGCAAGCCAGCGCCCGGAACTCACTGGTGTGTTCACGACCTTCGATGCGTCAACTCCCCAGATTCGTCTGACAATCGATCGCGACAAGGTTGCCGTGCTGGGTGTCAATCTATCAGATCTGTTTTCGGTACTGCAGTCGTCGCTCGGCAGCTACTACATCAACGACTTCAATAGTTTTGGGCGCACCTGGCAGGTCATGGTTCAGGCCGAGCAGGATTATCGTAAATCCATTTCTCAGATCTATGATCTCAAGGTGAAGAATGCTTCAGGTGAAATGGTGCCGCTGTCGTCGCTGGTGCTTGCAGATTTGGAAGCCTCGCCGCGCGCCATCACGCGCTACAACAACTATCGCGCAATTTCGATAACCGGAAACGCTGCGCCAGGGCACGGTGACGGTGACGCCATTCAGGCCATGGAAGAATTGGCGCGCACGACGCTGCCCAACGGATATGGTTATGAATGGACCGGCCAGGCTTTGGAGACCAAGGCCGCCGCGGGGCAAACCGGGATCGTCTTGGGGTTTGGCTTGCTGTTCGCCTATCTCTTCCTGGTCGCGCTTTATGAGAGCTGGAACATTCCTATTCCTGTTCTCCTGTCGGTTTCCGCTGCGATCCTCGGCGCTATTTTCGGTGTTTGGGTGATGGGCGCGAACTTCGATCTATACGCTCAGATCGGCACTGTTATGCTTATCGCGCTCGCGGCCAAGAATGCGATTCTTATCGTCGAAGTTGCTGTGCAGCTACGCGAGGAGGGCAATGACATCGTGCATGCTGCGATCCATGCGTCCCATCAACGCTTCCGACCCGTCATGATGACAAGCATCGCGTTTATCGCTGGGCTAGTGCCGCTCATCATCGCGCATGGTCCAGGTGCCGATAGTATGTATGCCGTGGGGCTGCCCGTGATCTTCGGAATGTTGGCCGCCTCGTTTGCTGGTATTCTTATCATTCCGATGCTGTACGTGACCTTCCAACACCTGCGCGAAGGTAACTGGTTCGGCCGGCGCAATGCGCGAGGCGAAGGCGATACCGCTCCGCCCGCTGCCACAAGTTGA
- a CDS encoding efflux RND transporter periplasmic adaptor subunit, with product MMVRRILLVSLALATSTWSALAEDKPAAAAAPPQPSVLVETIKEVDVASSRSFTGRVEAMEKVSLRARVEGFLLPRLFAEGSRVKKDDVLFEIDPATYKLNVALGEANLASAEAARDLAQIILDRQNDLAARNSNAISKQQLDQANANLKQAVATAKAREQDLENAKLQLGYTKIVAPFDGRVGRATYSTGEYVNTSSQSLVTLVREDPVYVTFPLPQAVRLEVRRQDKDKSQYFVQLTLADGSIYPEKGAIEFSDVTASSSTDSVAVRSKFANPNGLLIDQQVVQANVVSKQPEKKIVMPQSALLLDQQGSYALTVAPDGEVGVARLTLGKQRGTTIVVEAGLKVGDRVVVSAHQKARPGQKVIAVAQSD from the coding sequence ATGATGGTAAGGCGAATACTTCTCGTCTCGTTGGCGCTGGCGACATCAACTTGGAGCGCACTGGCTGAAGACAAGCCTGCCGCCGCAGCAGCGCCTCCGCAGCCTTCCGTTCTCGTTGAAACGATCAAGGAAGTTGACGTCGCGTCGTCGCGCTCCTTCACGGGGCGGGTCGAGGCGATGGAGAAGGTGAGCCTGCGCGCTCGCGTGGAGGGTTTTTTGCTCCCTCGTCTTTTCGCGGAGGGTTCGCGCGTCAAGAAAGACGACGTACTATTTGAGATAGATCCAGCTACCTACAAATTGAACGTTGCGTTGGGAGAGGCTAATCTTGCCAGCGCGGAAGCCGCTCGCGATCTCGCGCAGATCATACTCGATCGCCAGAACGATCTGGCAGCACGAAACTCTAACGCGATCTCTAAGCAACAGCTCGATCAGGCCAATGCAAATCTCAAGCAGGCCGTTGCCACTGCGAAAGCGCGCGAACAGGATCTGGAAAACGCCAAACTGCAGCTGGGCTACACGAAGATTGTCGCGCCCTTTGATGGAAGAGTTGGGCGGGCCACGTATTCGACGGGCGAATACGTCAACACGTCCAGTCAGTCGCTTGTCACGCTGGTGCGCGAAGATCCTGTCTACGTGACATTTCCTCTCCCGCAGGCCGTTCGGTTGGAGGTGCGTCGGCAGGACAAGGACAAATCGCAGTATTTCGTGCAGCTGACCTTGGCGGATGGATCGATCTATCCAGAAAAAGGAGCGATTGAATTTTCCGACGTGACCGCCTCCTCTTCAACTGATTCAGTGGCCGTGCGATCGAAGTTTGCAAATCCGAACGGCTTGCTTATCGACCAACAGGTCGTTCAGGCCAACGTAGTCAGCAAGCAGCCTGAGAAGAAAATTGTGATGCCGCAGTCAGCCTTGCTGCTCGATCAGCAAGGAAGCTACGCGCTTACGGTTGCGCCAGATGGCGAGGTCGGGGTAGCGCGGCTGACACTCGGCAAGCAAAGAGGGACGACAATTGTCGTAGAGGCTGGCCTCAAGGTCGGCGACCGGGTGGTGGTCAGCGCGCATCAGAAGGCGCGACCTGGCCAGAAAGTCATTGCGGTCGCCCAATCGGATTAA
- the rlmB gene encoding 23S rRNA (guanosine(2251)-2'-O)-methyltransferase RlmB, with protein MRLFGLHAVEAALKNPSRKVLRLVLTENAERRLVEAVGVLNHPIERATPRDLDRILGADTVHQGAMLETEPLPEPEFADLVAQASGRPLIVLDQVTDPHNVGAILRSAAAFGAAGLVMTRRHSPPLNGVLAKSASGALELIPVALVQNLSRALEELKEVGFLVVGLDGEAQDAIEELDWSRPTALVMGAEGKGLRELTGKTCDQLARITTDGPLASLNVSNAAAVALHAALVARAKAKS; from the coding sequence TTGCGTCTCTTCGGACTGCACGCCGTCGAAGCGGCGCTCAAGAACCCGTCGCGAAAGGTCCTCCGCCTCGTGTTGACTGAAAATGCCGAGCGGCGCCTTGTCGAAGCTGTTGGCGTGCTGAACCACCCCATCGAGCGGGCCACCCCGCGCGATCTCGATCGCATTCTGGGGGCAGATACCGTTCATCAGGGGGCGATGCTGGAAACCGAGCCCCTGCCTGAACCTGAATTTGCGGATCTTGTCGCGCAAGCCAGCGGTCGCCCGCTCATCGTTCTCGATCAAGTCACCGACCCCCACAACGTCGGTGCTATTTTACGCTCCGCGGCGGCGTTCGGGGCAGCAGGCTTGGTGATGACGCGCCGGCACAGCCCTCCCCTTAACGGCGTATTGGCAAAGTCGGCATCCGGCGCACTGGAACTAATTCCCGTCGCACTGGTACAGAACCTGTCGCGTGCTCTTGAAGAGCTCAAGGAGGTTGGCTTCCTTGTCGTCGGTCTCGACGGCGAAGCTCAAGACGCCATCGAAGAGCTGGACTGGTCGCGCCCAACCGCTTTGGTCATGGGGGCGGAGGGCAAGGGGCTGCGCGAGTTGACAGGCAAGACCTGCGATCAGCTTGCCCGCATCACGACCGACGGTCCACTGGCAAGCCTCAACGTGTCGAATGCGGCTGCGGTGGCGCTGCATGCCGCCCTGGTAGCCCGCGCAAAGGCCAAGAGCTGA
- a CDS encoding exopolysaccharide biosynthesis polyprenyl glycosylphosphotransferase has translation MIVLVAVSTGIGYHLFVYEMTGDIGKYAGIGLLAGLAYGLTFLVQNEYGVEALLEGRRSNGRLLLVWNLAFAALALIGFLTKTTAIFSRAWLIIFYSVGLVTLIALNAFLHRSIATLIECGVILPRRLMLVGTSESLAFMEREIADGAAGAVIVARLVVVGDTVEGHDWTMQLEDAVRTARLDNVQDVIISSGCNGAFTEKAVAAFSILPIVVHLGTDGLVGQFKHARISRFGRKTTLSLTREPIGPLQAASKRTFDVVFALTALVLLLPFLGLVALAIKIDSPGPVFFRQRRRGYNLGEFRMWKFRTMSTLDDGDVIQQAKQGDKRVTRVGRVLRRFSIDELPQLLNVIAGDMALVGPRPHAVAHDRFFEKRIEKYPRRLNVKPGITGWAQVNGFRGATDTDDSMHQRVEHDLYYIDNWSLLFDVYIIVLTVISRKTFRNAY, from the coding sequence ATGATCGTACTCGTCGCTGTGTCGACGGGGATCGGCTACCATTTATTCGTCTACGAGATGACAGGCGATATCGGCAAGTACGCCGGTATTGGCTTGCTCGCAGGCTTAGCATACGGCCTGACATTTCTGGTTCAGAACGAATACGGAGTTGAAGCACTCCTGGAAGGCCGCCGCAGCAATGGACGTCTGCTTTTGGTGTGGAACCTGGCTTTCGCCGCTCTGGCGCTGATAGGCTTTCTCACGAAGACGACCGCGATCTTCTCGCGCGCCTGGCTCATCATCTTTTACAGCGTTGGGTTGGTGACGCTGATCGCTCTCAACGCCTTTCTCCATCGCTCGATCGCAACGCTCATCGAATGTGGCGTCATTCTACCGCGACGTCTCATGCTGGTCGGTACGTCCGAGAGCCTGGCGTTCATGGAGCGCGAGATTGCTGATGGCGCGGCGGGTGCAGTCATTGTGGCTCGTCTTGTCGTCGTCGGCGATACGGTCGAGGGCCACGATTGGACCATGCAGCTTGAGGATGCCGTTCGAACCGCGCGCCTGGATAACGTTCAGGACGTGATCATTTCCAGCGGATGCAATGGCGCTTTCACGGAGAAGGCTGTCGCCGCCTTCTCTATTTTGCCGATTGTCGTGCACCTGGGCACTGACGGTTTGGTCGGGCAGTTCAAACATGCACGCATATCCCGGTTTGGCCGCAAGACGACTTTGTCGTTGACCCGCGAGCCCATTGGACCATTGCAGGCTGCAAGCAAGCGGACGTTCGACGTCGTGTTTGCATTGACTGCGCTTGTACTGCTCCTGCCGTTTCTGGGGTTGGTCGCTCTTGCGATCAAGATCGACAGTCCGGGCCCAGTGTTCTTCCGGCAGCGGCGACGGGGCTATAATCTGGGCGAATTCCGAATGTGGAAATTCCGCACCATGTCGACGCTTGACGATGGAGACGTCATCCAGCAAGCCAAGCAGGGCGACAAAAGAGTAACCCGCGTGGGTCGCGTGCTGCGCAGATTCTCGATCGATGAACTGCCGCAACTGCTGAACGTGATCGCGGGAGATATGGCGTTGGTCGGACCGCGCCCCCACGCGGTCGCCCACGACCGCTTCTTTGAGAAACGGATTGAGAAATACCCGCGCCGTCTGAACGTAAAGCCGGGGATCACCGGCTGGGCACAAGTTAACGGATTCCGCGGCGCCACCGACACCGATGACAGTATGCATCAGCGGGTCGAGCACGACCTCTACTACATCGACAACTGGTCGCTGCTGTTCGACGTCTACATCATCGTGCTGACAGTGATTTCGCGTAAGACTTTCCGCAACGCCTACTAG
- a CDS encoding exopolysaccharide transport family protein, protein MVQIVPRLGSAYLPHVLRNSTRPVASQLPSSTASDATTDIDGLFRILKRNIWRILLATLAGITLSLAYLAVAKPLYTATASIFVDPRARKVVSEEIVQGGVASDLALVESQVSILTSDAVLRRVVKNLQLDQDEEYAPKARHGLLSRIKALIVPKTPIADLDPTVQAINTLADSIKVKRAQKTYVVDVDVTASSPVKAQRVAQAVVDAYLADQTAAKTGEARRANALIDARLGELRQQVLDAETRADQFKRDNRILTSEGGIVTEQQLTKLNGELITSRAVTAESKARNEQIVSALNSGAGAETLPDAVRSGLIQKLREQYSQVARREAALASQLQPRHPVLVEVRSQLAEVKAQIKAELKRVATAAQADYQIAENRERELAAQLERAEEEVRRTNTAQIKLRELEQEVTASRELLRLFLARAKETQEQQNVSTPDARIITPPSVPAKPSKPLTYLILALGLVGGLGLGLASALIRDHFDASVRTTAAFAPTLPAQAVASLPLLDPLPRPIWQRLRIGKSPDRVEAAQFSDLLTALTDTSSGPHTHYRQSVLRLLARIKAHQRPGRPHTVFVASPVTEAGNSATALALAYAAALAGERVLLIDATSNRPDLSNIFAASLEQKNVVVLDNKEHLAEITARDSRSGLAFLPLAFVDLRTLKSQQRRRLVAGLNGLIQSYDLVFIDAGGLLEDESAMCLLPTADEVFLVARHAATTREEIAESMEVLEPAGDRLTGGILAMTH, encoded by the coding sequence ATGGTACAAATAGTTCCGCGACTGGGGTCAGCTTACTTGCCGCACGTGCTGCGCAACTCCACACGACCTGTCGCATCTCAGCTGCCATCGTCAACGGCCTCCGACGCTACGACAGACATTGACGGGCTGTTCCGAATCCTCAAGCGCAACATATGGAGGATTTTGCTGGCAACTTTGGCGGGCATCACTCTTTCGCTTGCTTATCTGGCTGTCGCGAAGCCGTTGTACACGGCGACGGCCTCTATCTTTGTCGATCCGCGCGCGCGCAAGGTTGTTTCCGAAGAGATCGTGCAAGGTGGCGTGGCTTCCGATCTTGCCCTCGTCGAGAGCCAAGTTTCAATTCTCACGTCGGACGCTGTTCTCCGGCGTGTGGTCAAAAATCTTCAGCTCGACCAGGATGAAGAATACGCACCCAAAGCCCGGCACGGTCTGTTGTCGCGCATCAAAGCGCTGATCGTCCCGAAAACACCGATCGCAGACCTCGATCCAACCGTGCAGGCCATCAATACGCTGGCCGATAGCATCAAGGTCAAACGCGCACAAAAAACCTACGTAGTTGACGTTGATGTGACAGCGTCCTCGCCTGTGAAAGCCCAGCGCGTCGCACAAGCTGTCGTCGACGCATATTTGGCGGACCAAACCGCAGCCAAGACCGGGGAAGCCAGGCGCGCCAATGCCCTCATCGACGCGCGTCTCGGCGAACTGCGCCAACAGGTACTCGATGCAGAGACCCGTGCCGATCAATTCAAACGAGATAATCGGATTCTAACGTCTGAAGGCGGGATCGTCACGGAACAGCAGCTGACCAAGCTGAATGGCGAACTCATTACGTCCCGCGCAGTTACCGCCGAGAGCAAGGCCCGGAACGAACAAATCGTCTCGGCTCTCAACTCCGGCGCCGGAGCTGAAACTCTGCCGGACGCCGTGCGATCTGGCCTGATCCAAAAGCTGCGCGAGCAATATTCTCAAGTCGCCCGTAGAGAAGCCGCCCTAGCCTCCCAACTTCAGCCGCGCCACCCGGTGCTTGTAGAGGTTCGCTCGCAACTCGCCGAAGTGAAGGCTCAAATCAAGGCTGAGCTGAAGCGCGTGGCGACCGCCGCGCAAGCCGATTACCAGATTGCCGAAAATCGTGAACGCGAACTAGCCGCCCAACTTGAGCGCGCAGAGGAGGAAGTTCGCCGCACCAACACCGCACAGATCAAGTTGCGCGAACTGGAGCAGGAGGTAACCGCAAGCCGTGAGCTGCTCAGGCTCTTCCTGGCGCGCGCCAAGGAAACCCAGGAGCAGCAGAACGTATCGACACCTGATGCGCGCATCATCACCCCGCCATCCGTCCCCGCAAAGCCGTCAAAGCCGCTGACGTATCTGATTTTGGCGTTGGGCCTCGTCGGAGGTTTAGGTCTCGGACTGGCGTCAGCGCTGATTAGAGACCACTTCGACGCATCGGTACGCACAACGGCGGCCTTTGCGCCGACGCTTCCAGCCCAAGCGGTGGCAAGCCTCCCGTTACTTGATCCGCTCCCGCGTCCAATCTGGCAACGACTCCGCATCGGTAAATCGCCAGATCGCGTCGAAGCCGCGCAATTCTCCGATCTCCTCACCGCGCTGACCGACACGTCGAGCGGGCCGCACACTCATTATCGGCAAAGCGTCTTGCGACTGCTTGCACGTATAAAGGCGCATCAACGTCCAGGACGCCCCCACACCGTGTTTGTCGCATCCCCTGTCACCGAGGCCGGAAATTCAGCCACCGCTCTCGCCCTGGCATATGCCGCTGCGCTAGCGGGAGAGCGCGTGCTGTTGATAGACGCGACCTCGAACAGGCCCGACCTATCGAACATCTTCGCCGCATCGCTCGAACAGAAAAACGTCGTCGTGCTCGATAACAAGGAACACCTTGCGGAAATCACCGCACGCGACTCTCGCTCGGGGCTCGCGTTTCTGCCGCTCGCATTCGTTGACCTGCGCACCCTAAAAAGCCAGCAGCGACGTCGTCTGGTAGCGGGGCTTAACGGCCTTATCCAGAGCTACGATCTCGTCTTCATCGACGCGGGCGGCTTGCTGGAGGACGAATCTGCGATGTGTTTGCTGCCCACCGCTGACGAAGTCTTCCTGGTTGCCCGCCATGCCGCGACGACACGCGAGGAAATTGCCGAGAGCATGGAAGTTCTGGAACCTGCCGGAGATCGTTTGACTGGCGGCATTCTCGCAATGACACACTGA
- a CDS encoding VpsF family polysaccharide biosynthesis protein (VpsF, distantly related to oligosaccharide ligases, is encoded next to the probable flippase VpsE.), whose product MGVPNSTRQHFPPDGRLPGLGLALVAVLFMVISPLALVLLGLNYDDAGGGPLEKVHPATVLAFAVLGLSALYVRNPLTATLNALLAYPGTLVFLITIGLLIVHSIRVVGLPFTFFFDTFLAPVVVFFLFKDMRQERADRFVLLFHTLMMVNATIGIIEFAVGARLTPLVANGIVIEDDWRSTALLGHPLANASITGAYILTLALGAARDLPRPFAIGGFVIASAGMVVFGGRASSVLLLVMLLGLAATRAGGVLRGARFDRRTLIAALIAIPLVSLTIITLAEAGFFDLFIERFLDDRGSASTRIEMFELFKHIPLSELLLAPDPEQLATLRTLYGLDFGIESFWVSFVLSYGLIPGLVFFAGLFLFCRDIVRATRPGTIWVLVFFFLVASTSVSLSAKTPLLAILVLMLLVLMRQPQPEDVVHDQSGSPLRLRRRHRIAPPSPLTTA is encoded by the coding sequence ATGGGCGTCCCCAACTCGACGCGTCAGCACTTTCCTCCCGACGGTCGCCTGCCGGGGCTGGGGCTCGCACTGGTTGCTGTACTGTTCATGGTCATTTCGCCGTTGGCGCTGGTATTGCTGGGGCTGAACTACGATGACGCTGGCGGCGGCCCTCTGGAGAAAGTTCATCCCGCGACGGTGCTCGCATTCGCCGTATTGGGACTGTCGGCGCTTTACGTGCGCAATCCGTTGACCGCAACGCTCAACGCATTGCTGGCTTATCCCGGCACGCTGGTCTTTCTCATTACGATTGGCCTATTGATCGTTCACTCCATTCGCGTGGTCGGCCTGCCGTTTACGTTCTTTTTCGATACCTTCCTGGCGCCCGTCGTCGTGTTCTTCCTGTTTAAGGACATGCGCCAAGAAAGAGCCGACCGCTTTGTGCTGCTATTTCACACCCTGATGATGGTGAACGCGACCATCGGCATCATCGAGTTTGCTGTCGGCGCACGTCTCACGCCTCTCGTTGCAAACGGGATAGTTATCGAAGACGACTGGCGCTCGACGGCTTTGTTGGGGCATCCCCTAGCCAACGCGAGCATCACCGGCGCCTATATCCTGACCCTCGCCCTTGGAGCCGCGCGCGACCTGCCACGCCCGTTCGCGATTGGCGGCTTCGTCATCGCCTCGGCGGGAATGGTTGTCTTTGGCGGTCGTGCTTCCAGCGTCCTTTTGCTGGTGATGTTATTGGGTCTGGCAGCGACACGCGCGGGTGGGGTTTTGCGTGGCGCGCGATTCGACCGCCGCACCTTGATTGCCGCATTGATCGCAATTCCGCTGGTCTCATTGACCATCATAACTCTGGCTGAAGCTGGCTTTTTCGACCTTTTCATCGAACGCTTCTTGGACGATCGGGGCAGCGCCAGCACTCGTATCGAAATGTTCGAGCTATTCAAGCACATCCCATTGAGCGAGCTACTGCTGGCGCCCGACCCAGAGCAGCTTGCCACACTGCGCACGCTTTACGGTCTCGACTTCGGCATCGAAAGTTTTTGGGTGTCATTCGTGCTGAGCTACGGTCTGATCCCGGGCCTGGTCTTCTTTGCCGGACTGTTTCTGTTCTGCCGCGATATCGTCCGCGCGACGCGCCCAGGCACGATCTGGGTTCTGGTCTTCTTCTTTCTGGTCGCCTCGACCTCTGTAAGCCTCTCGGCAAAGACACCCCTATTGGCCATTCTCGTTCTGATGTTGCTCGTCCTCATGCGACAGCCACAGCCAGAGGATGTAGTCCACGATCAATCGGGATCACCCTTACGTCTGCGGCGGCGACACCGGATTGCACCGCCGTCACCTCTGACCACTGCTTAA
- a CDS encoding WecB/TagA/CpsF family glycosyltransferase — protein sequence MMSSSLPYLASVDGRGINCPTLERAVSDTIDRAKAGEAFTVFTLNLDHLVKMRRNPLFSAAYANAGIVTADGAPVAWLARAQNSGIERTTGADLVIPLAEAAAHEQLPIFLFGTSAEVMARAGRDLNERTDGLIDIAGTLAPSSNFDPEGPEADAAIETIRRSGAKLVFVALGAPKQEIFAERARQAGLSSGLVCIGAALDFIAGTQVRAPQAMRDNGLEWIWRLATNPRRLFMRYAQCGSLFLDLMLLAPLRQRASRLRGA from the coding sequence ATGATGTCATCGAGTTTGCCGTATCTCGCATCCGTTGACGGACGCGGCATCAACTGCCCAACCTTGGAGCGCGCCGTCTCAGATACGATCGATCGCGCAAAGGCCGGGGAAGCCTTCACAGTTTTCACGCTCAATCTCGATCATCTTGTCAAGATGCGGCGCAATCCGCTTTTCAGTGCCGCCTACGCAAACGCCGGCATCGTCACAGCAGATGGCGCGCCTGTTGCCTGGCTGGCTCGCGCACAGAACTCAGGGATCGAACGCACGACGGGCGCCGACCTCGTTATTCCGCTTGCAGAAGCTGCAGCCCATGAGCAGCTGCCCATCTTCTTGTTCGGTACCTCCGCGGAGGTGATGGCGCGCGCTGGCCGCGATTTGAATGAACGCACCGACGGCCTCATCGATATCGCTGGGACGCTTGCTCCGTCATCTAACTTCGATCCCGAGGGACCGGAGGCCGACGCCGCCATAGAGACCATTCGACGGTCTGGCGCGAAGTTGGTCTTCGTTGCTCTTGGCGCTCCCAAGCAGGAAATTTTTGCGGAGCGTGCAAGGCAGGCCGGATTGTCGTCTGGGCTTGTCTGTATTGGCGCCGCGCTGGACTTTATCGCAGGCACGCAGGTCAGAGCGCCCCAAGCCATGCGTGATAATGGACTTGAGTGGATCTGGCGACTTGCCACCAACCCACGCAGGCTGTTCATGCGCTATGCGCAATGTGGCAGCCTGTTTTTGGACTTGATGCTTCTGGCTCCTCTGCGTCAACGCGCTTCGCGTCTTCGCGGGGCTTGA